Proteins encoded within one genomic window of Humulus lupulus chromosome 1, drHumLupu1.1, whole genome shotgun sequence:
- the LOC133783487 gene encoding putative kinase-like protein TMKL1, with translation MESLKLFFLHVLFFVSFVTSSANTLNESSAVSIIPPSSFSADAVLLLEKIRTLLQGNAENLLLSSWNSSVPVCQWRGLKWVFSTGSPLLCDDVSSPQWTNVSLFRDPSLHLLSLQLPSANLSGSLPRELGEFAMLKSLYLNINSLKGTIPLELGYSSSLSDIDLGNNLLNGVLAPSIWNLCDKLVSLRLHGNSLSGSLPEPALPNSTCKNLQFLDLGDNEFSGNFPEFIITRSPVLKQLDLGNNMFSGPVPQGLAQLNLEKLNLAHNNFSGVLPVFDKSFGVEVFEGNNPALCGLPLKSCSGNTRLSSGAIAGLVIGFMTGTVVLASVLIGYVQHKKRTSKADSEDELEEGEDEIGDGDDGIGGGGVGGGGGDGKLILFQGGEHLTLDDVLNATGQVMEKTNYGTVYKAKLADGGTIALRLLREGSCKDRNSCIPVIKQLGRIRHENLIPLRAFYQGKRGEKLLIYDHLPHRSLYELLHETRVGKPVLNWARRHKIALGIARGLACLHTGLEDPITHGNVRSKNVHIDDFFVARLTEFGLDRIMVPSVADEIVALAKTDGYKAPELQRMKKCSSRTDVYAFGIMLLEILIGKKPGKNGRNGEFVDLPSIVKVAVLEETTLEVFDVEVLKGIRSPMEEGLVQALKLAMGCCAPVPSVRPTMDEVVKQLEENRPRNRSALYSPTETRSEIGTPF, from the exons ATGGAGTCTTTGAAGCTTTTCTTTCTCCATGTCTTGTTCTTCGTCTCCTTCGTTACAAGCTCGGCTAACACACTTAATGAGTCTTCAGCTGTGTCAATAATACCACCATCTTCTTTCTCTGCAGATGCTGTCCTTCTCTTGGAAAAGATCAGAACTTTACTACAAGGTAACGCTGAGAACTTACTCTTATCTTCATGGAATTCTTCTGTGCCAGTTTGCCAATGGAGAGGTCTCAAATGGGTCTTTTCCACTGGCTCTCCTCTTCTATGCGACGACGTTTCTTCACCCCAATGGACCAACGTTTCTCTCTTCAGAGACCCTTCCCTACACCTTCTCTCTCTTCAGCTTCCCTCTGCTAATCTCTCTGGTTCACTCCCCAGAGAGCTTGGTGAGTTTGCTATGCTAAAAAGTCTCTACCTTAACATTAATTCATTAAAGGGTACCATTCCTCTTGAGCTTGGCTACAGCTCTTCTCTTTCTGATATTGATTTGGGCAACAATTTGTTAAATGGGGTTTTGGCTCCTTCTATATGGAACTTGTGTGATAAGCTGGTTTCTCTTAGGCTTCATGGTAACTCACTGTCTGGGTCTCTTCCTGAACCAGCATTACCAAACTCTACCTGCAAGAATTTGCAGTTTCTTGATTTGGGTGACAACGAGTTTAGTGGGAATTTCCCTGAATTCATCATAACCAGGTCTCCTGTACTCAAACAGCTTGATCTTGGGAACAACATGTTTTCAGGTCCAGTTCCCCAAGGTTTAGCTCAGCTGAACCTTGAAAAACTGAACCTTGCACACAATAACTTTAGTGGGGTGCTGCCAGTTTTTGATAAATCATTTGGTGTGGAGGTATTTGAGGGAAACAACCCTGCCCTTTGTGGGTTACCCTTGAAAAGTTGTAGTGGAAACACTAGACTGAGTTCAGGTGCCATTGCTGGTCTTGTGATTGGTTTCATGACTGGAACTGTTGTTTTGGCTTCAGTGCTTATTGGGTATGTGCAGCATAAGAAGAGAACGAGTAAAGCAGATAGCGAAGATGAATTGGAGGAAGGGGAAGATGAAATTGGCGATGGAGATGATGGTATTGGTGGAGGTGGAGTtggaggtggtggtggtgatggGAAGCTAATTTTGTTTCAAGGGGGTGAACATTTAACGCTAGACGACGTTTTGAACGCAACAGGACAAGTTATGGAGAAGACAAACTATGGTACTGTGTACAAGGCAAAGCTTGCTGATGGAGGGACTATAGCTTTGAGATTATTGAGGGAAGGTAGCTGTAAGGATAGAAACTCATGTATTCCAGTGATAAAGCAACTAGGGAGGATTCGCCATGAGAATTTGATTCCACTCAGGGCTTTCTATCAAGGAAAGAGAGGGGAGAAGCTTCTGATATATGATCATCTCCCTCACAGAAGCCTTTATGAGCTTTTACATG AGACTAGAGTTGGAAAACCTGTGTTGAACTGGGCCAGGCGCCACAAAATTGCATTAGGCATAGCCAGAGGGCTAGCATGTCTCCACACAGGTCTTGAAGATCCCATCACTCATGGAAATGTGAGATCTAAAAACGTTCACATTGATGACTTCTTCGTCGCCAGGCTGACTGAATTCGGCCTAGACAGGATCATGGTTCCCTCTGTGGCTGATGAAATAGTGGCACTTGCCAAGACTGATGGTTACAAGGCACCAGAGCTTCAGAGGATGAAGAAGTGCAGCTCAAGGACAGATGTTTACGCATTTGGAATTATGTTGTTGGAGATCTTGATAGGAAAGAAGCCTGGGAAGAATGGAAGAAATGGTGAGTTTGTGGACTTGCCTTCAATTGTGAAAGTGGCAGTTCTTGAGGAGACAACATTGGAGGTCTTCGACGTGGAAGTTTTGAAAGGAATACGTAGTCCCATGGAGGAAGGACTGGTCCAGGCATTGAAACTTGCTATGGGTTGCTGCGCCCCGGTGCCTTCGGTAAGACCCACCATGGATGAAGTTGTGAAGCAGTTGGAGGAAAATAGACCAAGGAATAGATCTGCTTTGTACAGTCCTACAGAAACCAGGAGTGAAATTGGCACCCCATTTTGA
- the LOC133783496 gene encoding pentatricopeptide repeat-containing protein At5g48910: MSSTVYKPTTPSHSHPSSLFPLISSCKTMRDLNQAHAQFIKTGKIHDPLAAAEILRFCALSANHRDLEYARKVFDKMRQPNCFSWNTIIRALAECSADEEAMEAVLLFRQMVSAGFVEPNQFTFPSVLKACARTGDVEVGKQVHGLVFKYGWDGDVFILSNLVRMYVMCGAMVDANCLFQRSLIDFGNVYKVVGDKRRQEGNVVLWNIMVDGYVRIGDFRAARELFDKMPQKSVVSWNAMISGYAQNGLFKEAIELFREMQLGDVSPNYVTLVSVLPAISRLGALELGKWVHLYAEKNKIDINDVLGSALVDMYSKCGSIEKALQIFEKLPKENAITWNAIIGGLAMHGRAKDALYYFSRMQKASVMPTDVTYIALLNACSHGGLVEEGRSFFNHMVSVVGLELRIEHYGCMVDLLGRAGHLEEAEEFILNMPIQKDDVIWKALLGACKMHKNIEIGKRVAEILMDMVPRDSGSYVALSNLYASSGNWEAVSEVRLMMKDMDIRKDPGCSWIELDGVIEEFLVEDDSHHRAKEIHSMLKEISNQLRSAGYTPKTEQVLLNMDEEEKQMNLQHHSEKIAIAFGLISTGSKTPLRIVKNLRICEDCHASIKLISKIYKRKIIVRDRKRFHHFEHGACSCMDYW; encoded by the coding sequence ATGAGCTCCACAGTCTACAAGCCCACAACTCCATCGCATTCTCACCCTTCGTCACTCTTCCCACTAATCTCATCATGCAAAACCATGAGAGACTTGAACCAAGCCCATGCCCAGTTCATCAAAACCGGCAAAATCCACGACCCACTTGCCGCCGCCGAAATCCTCAGATTCTGCGCGCTTTCCGCCAACCATCGCGATTTGGAGTACGCGCGTAAAGTATTTGACAAAATGCGACAACCCAATTGCTTCTCTTGGAATACTATTATCAGAGCACTCGCAGAGTGCTCCGCCGACGAGGAAGCGATGGAGGCCGTTTTGTTGTTTCGTCAAATGGTTTCAGCTGGTTTTGTGGAGCCAAATCAGTTTACTTTCCCTTCTGTGTTGAAGGCCTGTGCTAGAACGGGGGATGTTGAAGTGGGTAAGCAAGTTCATGGTTTGGTTTTCAAGTATGGATGGGATGGTGATGTGTTTATTCTTAGCAATCTTGTTAGGATGTATGTGATGTGTGGGGCTATGGTTGATGCAAATTGTTTGTTTCAAAGGAGTTTAATTGATTTTGGGAATGTGTATAAAGTGGTTGGTGATAAGAGAAGGCAAGAGGGTAATGTAGTTTTGTGGAATATTATGGTTGATGGGTATGTAAGAATTGGAGATTTTCGAGCTGCGCGGGAGTTGTTTGATAAAATGCCTCAAAAAAGTGTGGTTTCCTGGAATGCTATGATATCTGGGTATGCACAAAATGGGCTCTTTAAGGAAGCGATAGAATTGTTCAGAGAAATGCAATTGGGAGATGTTTCTCCAAATTATGTCACTTTAGTTAGTGTTCTGCCTGCAATTTCCCGCCTTGGGGCACTTGAATTGGGGAAGTGGGTACACTTATACGCTGAAAAGAACAAGATTGATATCAATGATGTGCTTGGTTCTGCTTTGGTTGATATGTATTCCAAATGTGGGAGCATTGAGAAGGCACTTCAAATTTTTGAGAAGTTGCCTAAAGAGAACGCAATCACTTGGAATGCCATAATCGGTGGACTTGCTATGCATGGTCGAGCGAAGGATGCCCTTTACTACTTCTCTCGGATGCAAAAGGCCAGTGTAATGCCAACCGATGTAACATATATTGCTCTCCTCAATGCTTGTAGTCACGGGGGCTTGGTGGAGGAAGGCCGGTCATTTTTCAATCACATGGTTAGTGTTGTTGGCTTAGAACTAAGAATAGAACATTATGGCTGTATGGTTGATCTTTTAGGCCGTGCCGGACATTTAGAAGAAGCTGAGGAGTTCATACTAAACATGCCAATTCAAAAGGACGACGTCATATGGAAGGCATTACTTGGTGCTTGCAAGATGCATAAGAACATAGAGATTGGCAAACGAGTAGCAGAGATTTTAATGGATATGGTTCCTCGTGATAGTGGATCTTATGTTGCACTGTCAAATTTATATGCCTCTTCAGGAAACTGGGAAGCTGTTTCAGAAGTGAGATTAATGATGAAGGACATGGATATCAGGAAAGACCCTGGATGTAGTTGGATTGAGCTAGATGGAGTGATTGAAGAGTTTCTTGTTGAAGATGACTCCCACCATAGAGCTAAAGAAATCCATTCAATGTTAAAGGAGATTTCAAACCAGCTGAGATCGGCGGGCTATACACCAAAGACTGAACAAGTGTTGCTCAACATGGATGAAGAAGAGAAACAGATGAACTTGCAACATCACAGCGAGAAGATTGCCATTGCTTTTGGGTTGATCAGTACTGGCTCTAAGACACCACTTCGGATTGTGAAGAACCTACGCATATGTGAAGATTGTCATGCTTCCATAAAGTTAATCTCAAAAATTTATAAGCGTAAGATTATTGTGCGAGACAGAAAAAGATTCCACCATTTTGAGCATGGGGCATGCTCTTGTATGGATTACTGGTAA
- the LOC133783505 gene encoding alcohol dehydrogenase-like, whose amino-acid sequence MSRTAGLVISCTAAVAWEAGRPLVMERVEVAPPQAMEVRIKVKYTSLCHTDLYFWEAKGQTSLFPRIFGHEAAGIVESVGEGVRNLKIGDHVLPVFTGECGECGHCKSEESNMCDLLRINTDRGVMLSDGKSRFSINGTPISHFLGTSTFSEYTVVHAGCLAKINPLAPLDKVCILSCGISTGLGATLNVAKPKKGSTVAVFGLGAVGLAAAEGARIAGASRIIGIDSNPSRFEEARKFGIHEFVNPNNQDRPVQEFIAEITNGGVDRSIECTGSVNAMISAFECVHDGWGLAVLVGVPHKDEMFMTKPINVLNGRTLKGTFFGNYKPRSDLPSVVEMYMNKKLQVEKFITHRLPFSEINKAFEYMLKGEGLRCIINMEE is encoded by the exons ATGTCGAGAACCGCTGGCCTTGTGATTTCCTGTACAG CGGCGGTTGCGTGGGAGGCTGGGAGGCCTCTGGTGATGGAGCGTGTGGAGGTTGCGCCACCACAAGCCATGGAAGTTAGAATCAAAGTCAAATACACTTCACTTTGTCACACTGATCTTTACTTCTGGGAAGCCAAG GGCCAAACATCACTGTTCCCTCGCATATTTGGTCATGAAGCAGCTGG AATTGTGGAGAGCGTTGGGGAAGGGGTGAGGAACCTAAAGATAGGAGATCACGTTCTTCCAGTCTTCACAGGAGAATGTGGGGAATGTGGGCACTGCAAATCTGAGGAAAGCAACATGTGTGACCTACTCAGAATCAACACAGACAGAGGAGTCATGCTTAGTGATGGAAAATCCAGATTTTCCATTAATGGCACTCCTATAAGTCACTTTCTGGGCACATCAACTTTCAGTGAATACACTGTTGTCCATGCTGGTTGTCTAGCCAAGATCAACCCTTTGGCACCTTTAGACAAAGTATGTATTCTCAGCTGTGGCATCTCAAcag GATTGGGTGCAACTCTGAATGTGGCAAAACCAAAGAAGGGATCCACAGTTGCTGTGTTTGGACTAGGAGCTGTTGGCTTGGCT GCTGCTGAGGGAGCAAGAATTGCTGGGGCATCAAGGATTATAGGGATTGACTCGAACCCTTCAAGGTTTGAAGAAG CCAGAAAATTTGGTATACATGAGTTTGTGAATCCCAATAACCAAGACAGACCAGTACAAGAG TTCATTGCAGAGATAACTAATGGTGGAGTTGACAGGAGCATAGAGTGTACTGGCAGCGTTAATGCTATGATCTCTGCTTTTGAATGTGTTCATGAT gGATGGGGTCTGGCTGTGCTTGTGGGAGTGCCCCACAAGGATGAAATGTTCATGACCAAACCCATTAATGTTCTCAATGGAAGAACACTCAAAGGAACTTTCTTTGGGAACTACAAACCTCGCTCTGATCTTCCCTCAGTTGTGGAAATGTACATGAACAAG AAACTGCAAGTGGAAAAGTTCATAACCCATCGATTACCTTTCTCAGAGATCAACAAGGCTTTCGAGTACATGCTGAAAGGGGAAGGACTGAGGTGTATTATTAATATGGAAGAGTGA
- the LOC133783512 gene encoding uncharacterized protein LOC133783512: MAASAVSLHSLCLMTPSPCPSKSSKTLSRSPFLHSDSFSSLKNPTPLFNLHIKKKLTTHKSHSLPLVFAAQTNFFKVIQTAWRVANDGVEAGTNMVPASVPRPVAKVSVTIVGLTVSLFVLKSFLSTAFFVLATMGLVYFTFIALYKDEGPKGNEDNITTKGTPTSTEDSLEEAKRIMEKYK; the protein is encoded by the exons ATGGCTGCCTCAGCTGTATCATTACACAGCCTGTGCTTGATGACCCCTTCCCCATGTCCTTCCAAATCTTCCAAAACCCTTTCCCGCTCTCCCTTCCTCCATTCCGATTCGTTTTCGAGTTTGAAGAACCCAACTCCGCTTTTCAATCTCCATATCAAGAAGAAGCTCACAACCCACAAATCCCATTCTCTTCCTCTAGTTTTTGCTGCACAAACCAACTTCTTCAAAG TTATTCAAACGGCATGGAGGGTTGCAAACGATGGAGTTGAAGCTGGAACCAATATGGTACCG GCTTCGGTACCAAGACCGGTAGCAAAGGTATCTGTGACTATAGTTGGCTTGACCGTTTCGCTCTTTGTTCTCAAGTCTTTCTTGTCCACGGCTTTCTTTGTGCTG GCCACTATGGGACTCGTATACTTTACATTCATAGCTTTGTATAAGGATGAAGGACCAAAAGGAAATGAAGACAACATCACTACTAAAGGCACTCCTACCTCTACTGAAGACTCTCTAGAGGAAGCTAAAAGAATCATGGAAAAGTACAAGTAG